GGGCCAGCACCTGAAACACCAGGGCCGGATTGGCGTACTGTTCCAGCCGTTCCAGGGCTTCTGAGAGGGCCTGGTCTGCCCTGGCGCGCACGGAAAGGGGGTGGTGCCTGAAAGCGAAAAGCAAGGCTTCCGGGTGCCATTCGGGGTTGAAGGATTTCTCCAGTTTTTCGGCTGCGGAGAGGGCGTCCAGCATGCTGCTTTCCAGACCCTGCACCAGTTCACGGGCCTGAACCAGAGCTTCGCGCACGGTTTCCCGCTCGAAGAGCACGCCAGGACGGCCTGCGGCAAAAGCCAGCAGGTCAGGGTCAATCTGGTTTTCCAGGTGCAACAGGGCCTGGTGCATTTCGGCTTCCGGGACCGGAGGCACAAAAATGCGGGCACAGCGGGACATGATGGTGGGGAGCACCAGTTGCTGGTCCTCGGCAATGAACACGAACATGGCCCGGTGGGGGGGCTCTTCCAGCGTTTTCAGCAGGGCGTTGGCGGCCTCTGCATTCAGGTGTTCTGCACCGTCAAAAATCACCACCTTGCGGCGGGTGTGGGGAGCAATCTGCAGCCACTCCACCACGTGCTGGTCGTAGTCGTGGCCTTCGTCTCGGCGTTCGGTGATCACCTTGACCGGGATGATTTTCCTGCGGGCCTGTTTTCCGGTGCTGGTTTCGCTTTTGGGGGCCACGAACATCACATCGGTGTGGGTGTCCCGTGCAATGGCCAGGCAGGACGGACAACTTCCGCAGGCGGTGCCATGTGCACAGTTGGCCAGTGCCGCAATGAAGTGGGCCAGGGCTTTGCGCCCCACCCGCTGGGGACCCAGCAACAAAAAGGCATGGGCAGACTGGGTGCGCAGGGTGTGCATCACCTGCTGGTGTCCGATGATCTGGAAAGGGTTCATGGTCTGGTGTTCAGCGTCCGATGATCAGGCGGTCTGCCAGACCGGAAGGCAGGCCCGCATTGATGATCTTGCGTCCTGCGGTCTGGAAGTCGTATTCCACCCGGAACACTTCAAAGATTGCTCCAGCATCATCAAAAATGCCGTAACTTGCACGGGGATCTCCGTCGCGGGGCTGTCCCACACTGCCAGGGTTGAGCATCCAGCGTGCCCTGGGGGGCATCACGGCACGGGCGTTGCCTTTCATGGGGGCACTCTTGACCCATTCGCCCACAGGACCTTCCAGGGTGGAGTAGATCATGGGAACGTGGGTGTGACCGTAAAAGCAGACCCGTCCGTCCCACAAAGTGAATTCTTCACGGGCGTGGGAGGTGCTGTCCAGGTACTTGTCCGGGTTGGAAGGGCTGCCGTGCACGCACAAAAGCTCATTGAAGCGGGATTGGGTGGCGTCCAGGCGCAGGGTTTTGCCCCAGCCGTTGATGGTCAGCAAATCTGCCTCGGAAAGCTGGTCCAGTTGCCACTTGAGGGCCAGTTGTGCTGGAGCGTTGATCAGGAGTTGCTGGTTGCGGGTCAGGCGAATCAGGTTGGATTCGTGGTTCCCCTGAATGCTGGGCACCCCCAGAGCCACCAGGTGTTGGAGCACCTCAACGGGGCTTCCTCCGTAACCGATGGCATCGCCCAGGAAAACCATGCGGTCATACTGGCGTTTCTCGGCGTCTTGCAACACGGCTTCAAAGGCCTCGAGATTGGCGTGAATGTCAGAGAAAATCAGGGTGCGCATTGGGTCTCCCAACCATGTTAACAGATGGCGCGAAAAATGATAGACGGATGTGCAAGCCACATGCCCCAGATTGGATCCAACTTGATAAGATGCAGCCATGAGCATTCCTCGTGTGGGTATCACCACCTCCCAGTTGATTGACCCTGCCCTCAAGCGCCTGTTCAATGGCACCTCCAGACTCTATGCCCAGGGGGTCCTGGATGCCGGAGGTGCACCCGTTTTGCTGCCCAACCTCCCGGAAGCTGCTGACCTGTACGTGAAGCAACTGGACGCTGTGTTGTTCAGTGGAGGGGTGGATTTGCATCCTGGCCTTTACCAGGAAGAACCCGTGCTGGGCCTCGGAGAAGTGGATGAGGAGCGGGACGCTTTTGAAGTGGCCCTCTACCACGCGGCCCGCAAAGCAGGACTGCCCATCCTGGGAATCTGCCGGGGCATGCAGGCCATCAACGTCTTTGAAGGTGGAAACCTCTACCAGCACCTTCCCAACCACCCTGAATTCTGGGGAGACCACTCCCAGAAAGCCCTGCCCCCAAATCTGGCCCACGAGGTGCACATTGCAGAGGGCAGTCTGCTGGCTGCCCACCATCCAGAATTGAAACTCCGGGTGAACAGCTACCACCATCAGGCGGTGAAAACCCTGGCCCCATCTTTGCAAATGGCTGCGACAAGCTCAGATGGTCTGGTCGAGGCATATCAGGGAGATGGAATTTTTGCGGTGCAGTGGCACCCAGAGCTCACTTTCCAGAAACACCCCCAGCACCTTGGCCCTTTCAAAATCCTGATGGACCTGCTGAAAGTGCAGGTGTGAGGTGCCCCTGACCGTCTGGCAGGACGCATACGACGGCATCTGGGTCTGCCATGAAGGGCTTGCAGGCGGGTACGACTGGCTGATGGTGGGCCTGACCTCTCAACATGTGCAGGTCCAACAGGTGCTGGAGGGTTTGCCCGGAGCTTTTAAAGGGAGGCTGCAGGTGTTGCTGCTGCCAGAGGTCACTGCGCTGCCCCTGGAACGGGCTTTGCAGGAGCACCCTGTGCGTGGGGTGATGGTCCTGGGACGCGATCTGCAGGGTGGGCCAGCCCTGGACCTCCCGGAGCGGCATGTGGACACCACCAGTGGACTGGTGTACCAGGAGGGAGGCAGTTACCCGGCCTGGAACAGTGTCCTTTCTGGACAGGGTGACGCACTTCCCGATCTGTGGGCCAGCGCATGCACTAAACTGGGGGTTCCGGTGGTGGTGTGTTCTCCCGAACGTGCCCTGGAAACCTGGCAGCTCTGGTGGGAAAAAACACCACTGGCCTTGCAAAACCTCGAAACCTGACCCTGAAACCTGAAATGTTGACCCCAGAATGCTGAACCCTGTCAAACACCTCTACCTGCATGTGCCTTTCTGCCCGACCCTGTGTCCGTACTGTGATTTTCACGTGCTGACCCGCACTTCGGGCATGGTGGAGCAGTACCTGCAGCGCATCTGCGAGGAAGTGCAACATCAGGCTGCACTTTACCCTGTGGACCTCAAAACCGTTTATTTCGGGGGGGGCACCCCGTCTTTCCTGCGGGATGCAGAGATGGTGCATCTGGTGGAAAGCGTGCGCTCAGGGCTGGGCTGGGGCCAGGAAGAGAACACCCTGGAAATCAATCCGGGCACCGTGACCCTGGAGCGTGCAGCACTCTGGAAAGACCTGGGGTTTGACCGGGCCAGTGTGGGGGTGCAAAGCCTGAACGACACCACCCTGAAATTTCTGGGCCGGCAGCACAATGCACAGCAGGCCTGCAAGGCCATCGAGATCCTGCTGGAAGTGGGCTTTCGGGTGTCTGGCGACCTGATCACGGCGGTTCCGGGCCAGCACCTGCAGGAAGACATCAAAGGTCTGTCTGAACTGGGCATTGACCACATCTCTGCGTACACCCTCACCATTGAAGAGGGCACCGAATTTTACCGCCGGGGCGTGCAGGTCCGTGAGGAAGACGAGCGGGAGGGTTTTGAGCTGACCGCTGAACTTTTGACCCAGCAGGGCTTCGAGCGGTATGAGATCAGCAATTATGCCCGTCCGGGAGCCCACTCCAGGCACAATCTGGCGTACTGGACCAACCAGCATTACCTGGGCATTGGACCGGGGGCTTCCGGGCATTACCCGACCTCCAGACCAAATTTGCTGTCACAGCGGATCACCAATCCCAGACTCTATGACTGGCTGAAAATGCCTTTCACAGAGCGTGACATCGAAGACATTGCCCCTGCAGATTTTGTGACGGACGCCCTGTTCATGGGATTGCGTCTGAAGCAGGGGGTGGACCTTGCTCTGCTCACCCGGCAGAGTGGTCTGGACGTGCTGGAAAGGTACCAGGAACCTTTGCAAAAACACCTGAACAAAGGATTGCTGACCTTGCAGGAAGGGGTTTTAAAGGCCACCGAGGAAGGGAAATGGGTGTTGAACCAGATCATCACCGATTTTCTGTTGCGGGATGCAGAAGATGCAGAAGATTCTGGAGCCTGATTCGGTATCATGGCAACCATGACCCTTTCCCCCGAGCAGGTTCTGGAGGTGTGCAAAGCCCTGGGCGATGCCAACCGCCTGCGCATTCTGGGTTTGCTGGCTGCCCGGCCCCGTTCAGTGGAAAAAATGGCTGAGGCCTTGCAAATTGGGGTTTCCACCACCTCACACCACCTGAGCAGGCTCTCAAAAGCAGGGCTGGTTGATGCTGCTGCACAGGGGCATTACAGCATTTACTCTGTGCGGCAGGAAACCCTGAATCTGATGTCTCAGGTGCTCGTCAACCCTGCCCAGCTTTCAGGGCTTCTGGAGGTGCAGGCAGATGGGGACAAATACGCCTCCAAGGTGCTGCAGGTGTTTCTGGAGGCAGACGGCAGGATCAAAGCTTTTCCCACCCAGCAGAAGAAACTGCTGGTGCTGCTGGCTTACGTGGCAAAGCCTTTCGAGCAGGGAAAAACCTACACCGAAAAAGAAGTCAATGCGGTGCTGTCCCGTTTCCATGCAGACACCGCCACCCTCAGAAGAAACCTGGTGGAACTGGGTTTCATGCAACGTGAGGGGGGCGGCGGCAAATACTGGCGAACCCCAGAATAGGCAACATCTGGTCTGTTTGTTTCCCTTAAGCCTTTTGGCGATGGTGGGGACTGTTCGATCTCTGTAAAATCATTTTGATAGATATCGAAAGGATCATCCCATGCTGCAGAGCACCCACCTCAAAAATTTCCTTCTGCTGCACCACCCACACAGGCAGGTGGTGCTGGAAGCCTTGCAAACCGGACCCCACAGCCTGCTAGACCTGGTCGCATTGCTTTACAACACCCAGCAGACAGAACACCACCTCGGCAAACTGCAAAAAGCAGGTCTGGTGAAACAGGATGCCGCAGTTTACGTCCTGGCTCTGGACCGCTTTCAGGAAGCCCAGCAAAAGGCACAACATCCCTGGCTGGAAAAAAACCGCCCCTTTTTTCAACTTCTGGAACAGGCTTTTGACGAAAATGGTGTTCTGAGAGCACTTCCACAGCAAAACAACAAAAAGCGGGCTTTGCTGGAAAAACTTTCCCTGCTTTTTGCGGCAGACCAGAAGTACACTGAAAAAGAAGTCAATGCCCTGCTGCTGGGTTTTACCAGAGACCCTTTTCTGCTGCGCCGCAGCCTGATCGATGCAGGGCTGCTGTCCCGCACGCCCAGTGGCAGCCAGTACTGGAGGGAAACCCATGTCCCAGAAATATAAAGGCTTCACGCCCCTGATGGGCATCTGGATCATCCGCAACCACAAGAACGGCAAGGTGCTGCTGGGAGCCAGTGAACACGCCCAGGCCAAACTGAACGCCTACCAGTTCCAGTTGAAAATGGGGAGCTGCATGGTGCGCTCTTTGCAGCAAGACTGGAATCAGGATGGCCCGGAAAACTTCAGCTTCGAGATTCTCGATGAACTGGAACCCGATCCTGGCAAGGGAGAGCACTTTGATTACCGCCAGGATCTCAAAGACCTGGAGGCATTGTGGCTGGAAGACCTGCAGCCTTACGAGCCCAGAGGGTACCACAAGCCCAGAAAATCCTGACAGCAAAAGCTGGCTGAAACAGCCCTGATCAAAAAGCCAAGAAAAAGCAAGTCTGAGCTCCACGTCTCCTTCACTTTTCTTGCAGCCCTGCTTCCTAAATTGGAAGCAGGGCTGATTTTGATGGGATGGATCAAGGGGGAATCATGGCTGAAGTGAAACGTCATGGCGATCTGGACATTGACACAGATTCAAAGCACAGCGAATTGCAGTGGAAAATTCAGCATGTGGGCTGGTGGGCCATGTTTTTGCTGATCCTGCTGGGTTTGCTTGGATTGCTGGGGCCAGGGTTTTTAAGTCACCGCAACGTTCAAGGGACAGGTTTGAAAGTCCAGTACGAGCATTTTTTGCATCTTGACACACCCACTTTGCTGGAAGCAGAGCTGCAGCAGGACGCTGAACATCCTGTTCTGACCCTGGCCCAGGATTACCTGAAGGCTTTTGAGATCCAGTCCATTCAGCCTGAACCCGAAAAAATGACCATTCAGGATGGAAAGTATCGGGTGGCTTTTCATGCCCTGTCCAGAGGGGCCACCATCCAGATGAAGTTGATTCCGCAGCAAACAGGCCGTGTTGAAGGGGATCTGGCCCTGGAGCCAGATCCTGCTGTTGAAATCCGTCATTTCGTTTACCCCTGAGGAGGAAACATGGAACCCATCTTGCACGGTGCCATCCTGTATTTTTCCCTGATGCTGATTTTCCGGGTGGCGGGAAAGCGCAGTCTGGCCCAGACCACCACCTTCGATTTTGTGTTGCTGCTGATCATCAGCGAAACAGTGGACAATTACTTCATGAAACAGGATTACTCCTATGTGGGGGTGCTGTCTCTGGTGGTCACCCTGATCGGACTGGACATCCTGCTCTCGAAAGTCAAGCAGAAATCCCCCCTGCTGGAACGCTGGATGGACGATGTTCCGGTGATCCTGATCGATCAGGGCAAGGTGCTGGATGCCCACCTGAAAAAATCCCGCATTGACCTTTCAGACATTCTGGAAGCGGCCCGCACCAGCCAGGGCATTGAACGGCTGGACCAGATCAAATACGCCATTCTGGAGCGTTCTGGCACCATTTCGGTGGTGCCAAAGGAGCAAGCATGACCTCTGAAGTTTCGCCCATCCTGGATTTGTTTTCCCTGACCCTGGAAGTGAACCACCTGCAGAAGGCCTGCGATTTTTATCAGCAGGTGGTGGGCCTCAAAGTGCAGGCTCTGGATGAGAAACAGGGCACCTGCACGCTGGAATTTTCTTCCGGGCAGCAGCTTCATCTGTGGATGCCCATCACCCGACAGGTCCCGTCTGAGCGCCTCTCCCAACTGGGGGCCAGAGGGGGCAGCCATGTGCACTGGGCCATGCAAATTCCAAAAGGCACCCTGCAACAGGCCAGAGAACATCTGGGACAGCATGGGATTCCCTGGCAGGAGATCGACCTTGCCAGCGGAGACCAGCCTGCAGACCTTGGACTGTACTTCTGGGATCCGGCTTTTCACGGTCTGGAACTGCGAGAAGTGGATGTGCAAGATGAGCGTTTTCCAGTGGTTCCTCCTGGCCAGGCTGCTGAAACAGGTTTGCCTGTGGTGGGTCTCAGGGAAGTGGCGCTGGCTTTTCAGGATTACGCAGCCATGAAACAGCGCCTGCCAGAGGCTTACGGCTTCGCCTTCTTGAAAGAGATGGAAGACCGCAACTTTGCCCAGTTCACCCTGGGACCATGGCCTGAAAGGGATGGTCTGTTCACACCCAGACGCTGGCTGTATGCCTGGGATCCGCAGGTGGGTCTGGCAGACATGCTGGGAGGAGAACACGCCACCGTGACTTTCCTGGCCGATGTGGACGCAGTGGAAAAGCGGGTTCGTCAGTCAGGGCTCTCCCATTTTCGGGATGAGCAGGGTCTGGTGGTGTGTGACCCTGAAGGGCATGTTTTTGAGTTTGTGCCCTTTGAGTTCATGCAGGATTGAGGGGACACAGGAAAAATGCCGCATTGGAGCGGCTCTTTCTGTTGAACCTTGAGGCCAGACTTCAGGCCTGCTGCTCAGAAATGCGGGGGGCTTTCCTGCCAAAGGCTTCGGGACCAAAGCGCACCACGGCCAGCACCCCCGCCACCACAATCACCAGGCTTTGCAAAGTGAAAGCCAGTCTGGGGCCGTAATGCTCTCCCAGGTAGCCCATGAACACATAGATGCCCAGCACCAGCACCGAGTAGAGGGTGTTGAAGGTGGACTGCACCCGGCCCTGAAATTCCAGGGCGGTTTCTTCCTGCACATGGGTCTGGTAGACCACGTTGATGCACACAAAAAATCCCATCAGCACGGTGGTGATGATGGCTGAAACAAGGCTCCAGGATTGCCCGTGCAGGAACACCATGCTGGCCAGCAGGAACAGCCACAGGACCATCAGGCGGGGCCGTCCCAGTTTGTGCACCAGCCTGGAGAGCAGGAAACTGCCCACCACCGAACCCACCGCCCATCCTGCATCGATCAGTCCAAAGCCAACGGTTCCAACCTTCAGGACATCTTTTGCAAAAACCGCCGAGAGGGTGTTCAGGGTCTGGGGAGTGGTCCAGACCATGCTGATGATGATGTAGGGCAAAACCAGTCCGGGATTCTGCCGGATGTAGGCCAGACCTGCCTGCATGTCTGCAAAAAGCTGAATTCTGGGGGTTTTTTCACTGGAGGTGCTGCGGGGGTCCTGAAAATGGATGCTCCCAATGAAGGCTGCACTGATCAGGAAGCTGATCCCATTGACCACCATGGCCCACATGGGTGAAGCGCCTGCCAGCACAAAACCACCCACCCCAGCCCCCAGAATCATGCCCAGTTGAACAGCGGTTCGGGTGTAAATGTTGGCCTGCAAAAGCAGTGGGCTGGGGACCACTTTGCGCACCATGGCCACGGTGGCAGGCCTCCACAGGGTGTCTCCCAGGGCCACCAGGAATTCCATCAGGTACAGGTGCCAGGCCTGCAAATGACCGCTCAGGTACAGCAGGGGAACCAGCAGCACCACCAGAGCACGCACAAAATCGGTGAGGGCGGCCAGTTTGCGCTGGTCCAGACGGTCCACCAGCACGCCCGCAAAGGGACTGAACAGCAGACCGGGCAGGGCGTGGGCCACCATCAGCCAGGCCACACTGGAGCCTTTTCCAGTCAGTTCCAGGGTGATCCAGCTTGAGGCAATGAACTGCATGCCAAAACCAATGGCAGAAATGGCATTTCCGGTCAGGTAGCGGGTGAAAGGTTGAATTTGAAACAACTGGGAACGTGGCATGAAACCCCCTCTGGGTGTATTTTCGCTGTCCGGGCCTGCAAGAAGCAGGACCAGATTCGGGCAGAATCTGCAGGTGTCAGGACAATGGGCTGAACACAGAGAAACCCTCAGACCTGCTGTGAGGCCTGGGTGCTCCTGGATGGCTTCAGGTTAATCTGCAGAAGGGCTTGCGACAATGGATTCAAAAAATTTTGAATCGTCCTTGAAGAGGGTGAGCAGGCCATTGCCTCTGGGGGTCAGGCGGTAATACACAAAGCGGCCCATGCGTTGCGGCTCTGCCAGCCCCAGGTTTTTCAGGCGTCCCAGATGATGGGAAATGGCTCCAGGGGCCAGGTGCAGCCGCTCGGTGAGTTCCAGGGTGGTGGCAGGCAGGTTCAGCATCACTTTTGCGCAACTGTTGCCCAGCAGGATTTCCAGCTGATCATGGTTCTCTGCAGGAGCACTGCCCCACAGGAGGCCCACCCCACGGGCCGGATAGAACAGGGTGGGTTGCCATGGCTCCTCGCAGATGGACATGCTCTTGGGGTACACAAAAGCAGACGGCACCAGCACAATGCCGCGCCCTCTGGCGTCGCTGTCTTCGTGCCTGCCCCGGTCAATCAGCACGTGCCCATCCTCATAGCGGATGGTGGGATCAATGCCCGAGAAAAGCTGCTCCGGGCCTTCCAGGGCCAGGGTGCGGGAACGCACCAGCACATCGTTTTCCAGAAACACCTGCACTTTGACCCAGTAAGGGGCCATCACCCGGTCCCAGTAGGCCCTGAGGGTGTCCACCAGTTTTTGCAGGTGCAACTCGGGTTCGAGCAGGAAAGCATCGATGACTTCTGGGCGGGTTTCTCGCAGGCTGCAGAGTTTGTTCAGCTCATAGACCACCTGTGCTGTGGATGTTTGCAGGATCTGCTTGACCTCCTCTTCAAACACTGGAAATGGGGTGAGGGGGGGAGGGGTCAGAAAATCGGGAATGTAATAAGGTGGGTTCCCGAGTTGCCTGGGAATCAGGGCTTCCAGCAGGGTGGTGTCAAAATCACCCAGCAGTTTGCGTGCCTCCTTGATCCAGGGCAGGTGCAGGGCATGAAAGCCCGGACTCTGGTAGACCATGAAACTGGCCACACATTCCCACAGTGGACTGAAAGCAAAACGCACCCTGGACAGATCCAGAGGGCTGACCTTGATTCGGATCACAGATCCTCCTTTGCCCTGAGTCTGACCTGCCTGATCTGGGCAGGCAATAGCGCCGATGGCCTATGGAGAAGTGCGGGGGTCGGGTTCTACGCTGAACAGCATGACCGAACAGCCAGAGACCCTTCCTCAGCAACAGGGCCAGCAACACAGCTACTGTCTGGCGGTGCAATCCGGGAAGCTGGACGCCCTGCACGTGCACTACCACGACACCGAGTATGGTTTTCCCCTCTCAGAAGACAACCTGCTCTTTGAGCGTCTGGTGCTGGAAATCAACCAGGCGGGCCTCTCCTGGAGCACCATCCTGAAGAAGAAAGACCATTTTCGGGTGGCTTTCGATGGTTTCGATCTGCAGCAGGTGGCCTCTTACACCACAGAGGACATCGAGCGCCTGATGCAGGATGCGGGGATCATCCGCAACCGTCTGAAAATCGAGGCCACCATCGAGAATGCCCGGCGGTTGCTGGTTTTAAAAGAACAGCATGGCTCCTTTCGGTCATGGCTGGATCAGCACCATCCCAGAACAAAAGCAGACTGGGTCAAACTTTTCAGGCAGACCTTCCGTTTTGTGGGAGGAGAGATTGTGGGTGAATTCCTGCTCAGCACCGGATACCTGCCAGAGGCACACCATCCCGATTGCCCGGTGCAAGAGACCATCTTGCAGCTTTCCCCTCCCTGGTCCAGACGGCCCTGAGATGCTTTCAATCTGCATGAAAATTTCCTTCGATCTGCTAAAATGAAAGCAAATTCAAGGGCTCCTTCTGAAAAACCCTGTTCCTGAAGTTGAATCTCTCTGAAGTGCAGGCTGGGTTTCCTGAAAAACAGCTGTGCATTTTCAGAAAGGTGAAAGAGAAGCGCTATACTATGGAGTGAACGGGAGCTTTAGGGGTTGGGTGCGTGAAAGTGCTTCAAAGCATGACAACGCGGCCCACGGTTGTTTGTTTTTCGAACAAACAAAATGCTAAACTCAAGAACACCTACCCCTACAGGAGTGAGTCACATGCGGTCAGAAACCCTAGACCTGAATGCCATTCGAATGCAGCACACCCTGATTCTGCTGCGCAAACTCTGGTATGAAGACATTTCCCGGGCAGAGCTCTCCCGCCGGATCGGACTCTCCAGAAGTGCCATTTCCAGCATTGTTTCAGAACTGCTGGATGTCAACCTGGTGCTGGAACTCGGTCTGGGTGCCTCCCTGGGAGGCCGCAAACCCACCATCCTCAGGCTCCACGAAAACGCAGCCTGTCTGCTGGCCGTGGACATCGGCAAACGCCACCTGGGCGTGGCCCTGATGGATTTGCGTTGCAACATCATTGAACAGGTTTCCTGCGAACACCACCGCGAATACAGCCCCGAAGACACCTACGAGGAACTTGAACAGGTGATCCAGGGCTTCAAAAAGAAACACCCCGAGAAAGCCACCCGCATCGCCACCATCGGGGTGAGCATTGCAGGACCGGTCAATTACAAAACCGGACAGGTGATCCAGCCGCCCAGCCTGCCCTCCTGGAACAATGAAAACGTGGCAGCAGCCCTGTCCCGCCGCTTCAACACCCCGGTTTACGTGGACAACGACGCCAACCTGGGTGCCCTGGCCGAACTGCACTTCAGTGGCATCAGCGACCAGCACCTGATCTACCTGAAATGCGCCACCGGCATCGGGGCAGGCATCCTGATCGATGGCAAGATCTACCGGGGGGTTTCAGGTGGGGCCGGAGAAATCGGGCACACCAGCATCAACGAAAACGGCCCCGTCGGTCCCAGCGGGTATCCGGGCAGCCTGGAAAGTTATGTCTCGGGGGCGATGCTGCTGCAACGCATGCTGGA
The genomic region above belongs to Deinococcus roseus and contains:
- a CDS encoding metallophosphoesterase family protein — protein: MRTLIFSDIHANLEAFEAVLQDAEKRQYDRMVFLGDAIGYGGSPVEVLQHLVALGVPSIQGNHESNLIRLTRNQQLLINAPAQLALKWQLDQLSEADLLTINGWGKTLRLDATQSRFNELLCVHGSPSNPDKYLDSTSHAREEFTLWDGRVCFYGHTHVPMIYSTLEGPVGEWVKSAPMKGNARAVMPPRARWMLNPGSVGQPRDGDPRASYGIFDDAGAIFEVFRVEYDFQTAGRKIINAGLPSGLADRLIIGR
- a CDS encoding DNA polymerase III subunit, whose product is MNPFQIIGHQQVMHTLRTQSAHAFLLLGPQRVGRKALAHFIAALANCAHGTACGSCPSCLAIARDTHTDVMFVAPKSETSTGKQARRKIIPVKVITERRDEGHDYDQHVVEWLQIAPHTRRKVVIFDGAEHLNAEAANALLKTLEEPPHRAMFVFIAEDQQLVLPTIMSRCARIFVPPVPEAEMHQALLHLENQIDPDLLAFAAGRPGVLFERETVREALVQARELVQGLESSMLDALSAAEKLEKSFNPEWHPEALLFAFRHHPLSVRARADQALSEALERLEQYANPALVFQVLALKLREALGRV
- a CDS encoding DUF421 domain-containing protein, which produces MEPILHGAILYFSLMLIFRVAGKRSLAQTTTFDFVLLLIISETVDNYFMKQDYSYVGVLSLVVTLIGLDILLSKVKQKSPLLERWMDDVPVILIDQGKVLDAHLKKSRIDLSDILEAARTSQGIERLDQIKYAILERSGTISVVPKEQA
- a CDS encoding gamma-glutamyl-gamma-aminobutyrate hydrolase family protein → MSIPRVGITTSQLIDPALKRLFNGTSRLYAQGVLDAGGAPVLLPNLPEAADLYVKQLDAVLFSGGVDLHPGLYQEEPVLGLGEVDEERDAFEVALYHAARKAGLPILGICRGMQAINVFEGGNLYQHLPNHPEFWGDHSQKALPPNLAHEVHIAEGSLLAAHHPELKLRVNSYHHQAVKTLAPSLQMAATSSDGLVEAYQGDGIFAVQWHPELTFQKHPQHLGPFKILMDLLKVQV
- a CDS encoding DUF2087 domain-containing protein; the encoded protein is MTLSPEQVLEVCKALGDANRLRILGLLAARPRSVEKMAEALQIGVSTTSHHLSRLSKAGLVDAAAQGHYSIYSVRQETLNLMSQVLVNPAQLSGLLEVQADGDKYASKVLQVFLEADGRIKAFPTQQKKLLVLLAYVAKPFEQGKTYTEKEVNAVLSRFHADTATLRRNLVELGFMQREGGGGKYWRTPE
- a CDS encoding MFS transporter, whose protein sequence is MPRSQLFQIQPFTRYLTGNAISAIGFGMQFIASSWITLELTGKGSSVAWLMVAHALPGLLFSPFAGVLVDRLDQRKLAALTDFVRALVVLLVPLLYLSGHLQAWHLYLMEFLVALGDTLWRPATVAMVRKVVPSPLLLQANIYTRTAVQLGMILGAGVGGFVLAGASPMWAMVVNGISFLISAAFIGSIHFQDPRSTSSEKTPRIQLFADMQAGLAYIRQNPGLVLPYIIISMVWTTPQTLNTLSAVFAKDVLKVGTVGFGLIDAGWAVGSVVGSFLLSRLVHKLGRPRLMVLWLFLLASMVFLHGQSWSLVSAIITTVLMGFFVCINVVYQTHVQEETALEFQGRVQSTFNTLYSVLVLGIYVFMGYLGEHYGPRLAFTLQSLVIVVAGVLAVVRFGPEAFGRKAPRISEQQA
- a CDS encoding GIY-YIG nuclease family protein yields the protein MSQKYKGFTPLMGIWIIRNHKNGKVLLGASEHAQAKLNAYQFQLKMGSCMVRSLQQDWNQDGPENFSFEILDELEPDPGKGEHFDYRQDLKDLEALWLEDLQPYEPRGYHKPRKS
- a CDS encoding DUF2087 domain-containing protein, whose amino-acid sequence is MLQSTHLKNFLLLHHPHRQVVLEALQTGPHSLLDLVALLYNTQQTEHHLGKLQKAGLVKQDAAVYVLALDRFQEAQQKAQHPWLEKNRPFFQLLEQAFDENGVLRALPQQNNKKRALLEKLSLLFAADQKYTEKEVNALLLGFTRDPFLLRRSLIDAGLLSRTPSGSQYWRETHVPEI
- a CDS encoding VOC family protein; translated protein: MTSEVSPILDLFSLTLEVNHLQKACDFYQQVVGLKVQALDEKQGTCTLEFSSGQQLHLWMPITRQVPSERLSQLGARGGSHVHWAMQIPKGTLQQAREHLGQHGIPWQEIDLASGDQPADLGLYFWDPAFHGLELREVDVQDERFPVVPPGQAAETGLPVVGLREVALAFQDYAAMKQRLPEAYGFAFLKEMEDRNFAQFTLGPWPERDGLFTPRRWLYAWDPQVGLADMLGGEHATVTFLADVDAVEKRVRQSGLSHFRDEQGLVVCDPEGHVFEFVPFEFMQD
- a CDS encoding DNA-3-methyladenine glycosylase I — translated: MTEQPETLPQQQGQQHSYCLAVQSGKLDALHVHYHDTEYGFPLSEDNLLFERLVLEINQAGLSWSTILKKKDHFRVAFDGFDLQQVASYTTEDIERLMQDAGIIRNRLKIEATIENARRLLVLKEQHGSFRSWLDQHHPRTKADWVKLFRQTFRFVGGEIVGEFLLSTGYLPEAHHPDCPVQETILQLSPPWSRRP
- the hemW gene encoding radical SAM family heme chaperone HemW; the protein is MLNPVKHLYLHVPFCPTLCPYCDFHVLTRTSGMVEQYLQRICEEVQHQAALYPVDLKTVYFGGGTPSFLRDAEMVHLVESVRSGLGWGQEENTLEINPGTVTLERAALWKDLGFDRASVGVQSLNDTTLKFLGRQHNAQQACKAIEILLEVGFRVSGDLITAVPGQHLQEDIKGLSELGIDHISAYTLTIEEGTEFYRRGVQVREEDEREGFELTAELLTQQGFERYEISNYARPGAHSRHNLAYWTNQHYLGIGPGASGHYPTSRPNLLSQRITNPRLYDWLKMPFTERDIEDIAPADFVTDALFMGLRLKQGVDLALLTRQSGLDVLERYQEPLQKHLNKGLLTLQEGVLKATEEGKWVLNQIITDFLLRDAEDAEDSGA
- a CDS encoding ArsR/SmtB family transcription factor, with translation MIRIKVSPLDLSRVRFAFSPLWECVASFMVYQSPGFHALHLPWIKEARKLLGDFDTTLLEALIPRQLGNPPYYIPDFLTPPPLTPFPVFEEEVKQILQTSTAQVVYELNKLCSLRETRPEVIDAFLLEPELHLQKLVDTLRAYWDRVMAPYWVKVQVFLENDVLVRSRTLALEGPEQLFSGIDPTIRYEDGHVLIDRGRHEDSDARGRGIVLVPSAFVYPKSMSICEEPWQPTLFYPARGVGLLWGSAPAENHDQLEILLGNSCAKVMLNLPATTLELTERLHLAPGAISHHLGRLKNLGLAEPQRMGRFVYYRLTPRGNGLLTLFKDDSKFFESIVASPSAD